The Collimonas fungivorans Ter331 genome has a segment encoding these proteins:
- a CDS encoding amino acid ABC transporter ATP-binding protein, with the protein MIKLNNVSKWYGQFQVLTDCTTQVAKGDVVVVCGPSGSGKSTLIKTVNGLEPFQKGDITVDGISVGDPKTNLSKLRARIGMVFQNFELFPHMSIRENLTIGQVKVLGRSQDEANEKGLKYLDRVGLIAQKDKFPGQLSGGQQQRVAIARALSMDPIAMLFDEPTSALDPEMINEVLDVMVGLAQEGMTMMVVTHEMGFAKKVANRVVFMDKGLVVEDCTKDEFFGAPRSDRARDFLAKIIH; encoded by the coding sequence ATGATTAAGCTTAACAACGTCAGCAAGTGGTACGGCCAATTTCAAGTCCTGACCGATTGCACCACGCAAGTGGCCAAGGGCGACGTGGTAGTGGTGTGCGGACCGTCCGGTTCCGGCAAATCGACCCTGATCAAGACCGTCAACGGCCTGGAGCCGTTCCAGAAGGGCGATATCACGGTCGACGGCATCTCGGTCGGCGATCCCAAGACCAACCTGTCGAAACTGCGCGCGCGCATCGGCATGGTGTTCCAGAACTTCGAACTGTTCCCGCACATGTCGATCCGCGAAAACCTGACCATCGGCCAGGTCAAGGTGCTGGGCCGCAGCCAGGACGAAGCCAATGAAAAAGGCTTGAAATACCTGGACCGGGTCGGCCTGATCGCGCAGAAAGACAAGTTCCCGGGCCAGCTCTCCGGCGGCCAGCAGCAACGCGTGGCGATTGCCCGCGCCTTGTCGATGGACCCGATCGCGATGCTGTTCGACGAACCGACTTCGGCGCTCGATCCGGAAATGATCAATGAAGTGCTGGACGTGATGGTCGGCCTGGCGCAAGAAGGCATGACCATGATGGTGGTGACGCATGAAATGGGCTTCGCCAAGAAGGTCGCCAACCGCGTGGTGTTCATGGACAAGGGCTTGGTGGTGGAAGACTGCACCAAGGACGAGTTCTTCGGTGCGCCGCGCTCCGACCGCGCTCGCGATTTCCTGGCGAAAATCATCCACTGA